A single genomic interval of Mucilaginibacter robiniae harbors:
- a CDS encoding GumC family protein produces MANNSAQIKALIQSNGPTIDVKRIVSKYLFHWPLFLIGIVVALAAGFAYLKLTKPVYQIKASLIINNDKKTPDQKTALQEIDLINSNKSVENEVEVLKSNQLIKKVVEDLELWISYQKKTKLNSTDLYKASPVKLILLSATRNYKNPDINIIVKDKSSFYIKTPSGGQQELSFNNTYTNSFGDWKLEPTKDVLKYSGSLIKISVADPDGVAAGYQKAIDVSLPNKLTSTIVLAINDNVAERGKDILNQLLTNYKQLGTIARNKETENTIKFLDQRVASLSRQLNSAEQGIEGFKSSRGLTDLTSDSKISLENMQSNTNRLNDVNIQLNVLENIERKINSPQGLDKTTAVLGVTDPTLTNLIGRLSDLQLQRERLLATTPETNPDFEPINRQITITKSAIKENVKTLKQSLVSTQENLKSYNSGFESSIKDIPTAERQYGSKTRQKSIIENLYTYLLQKREELSVKYASELADDHVVDNAYIEAVKRPTAPITLGVAFLLGILLPAGLIYTRNSLNDTITDVQEIKDALNLPIIGQLQYEEPDNELIITKAGTNALSEQFKALRINLNYNLGNKPGSVTLLTSSISGEGKSFIGRHLSVALAYSGKKTVVLEMDMRKPQISKLFNLESEHAGISDYLNGDARLNQIIRDSGIVPNLHVISCGKIVDNPSELLEKDELRSLIETLRGMYDCVILDSPAAHLVPDAMVMFSYADIILYVIRQGYTKIEELDFIQDIIQQKQLSNINIIFNGIKRIQYGYGYSYNNNYYTDNKKSRKQNSVFTDFSSRF; encoded by the coding sequence ATGGCTAATAATTCAGCTCAAATCAAAGCGCTTATTCAAAGCAACGGCCCCACAATTGATGTCAAAAGAATTGTATCAAAATATTTGTTTCATTGGCCTCTTTTCCTAATCGGTATTGTAGTTGCATTAGCAGCAGGTTTTGCTTATTTAAAACTAACAAAGCCTGTGTACCAAATAAAGGCGTCGTTAATAATTAATAACGATAAAAAAACACCTGATCAAAAAACGGCATTGCAGGAAATTGACCTGATTAATTCTAACAAGAGTGTTGAGAACGAAGTTGAGGTATTAAAATCTAACCAGCTTATCAAAAAAGTGGTGGAAGACTTAGAATTATGGATTTCTTATCAAAAGAAAACTAAACTTAACTCAACAGATCTTTACAAAGCTAGTCCTGTTAAATTAATCTTGCTTTCAGCAACCAGAAATTACAAAAATCCGGATATTAATATCATCGTTAAAGATAAAAGCTCGTTTTACATCAAGACTCCTTCAGGAGGTCAGCAGGAACTATCTTTTAACAACACTTACACCAATAGCTTTGGTGACTGGAAACTGGAGCCTACAAAAGATGTGTTGAAATATTCCGGTTCCCTTATTAAAATTTCTGTTGCCGATCCTGACGGGGTAGCTGCCGGATACCAAAAAGCCATTGACGTAAGTTTACCTAACAAGCTAACTAGTACTATTGTACTCGCCATCAATGATAATGTAGCCGAAAGAGGTAAAGATATTCTGAACCAATTACTAACTAATTATAAACAACTAGGTACTATAGCTAGAAACAAGGAGACAGAAAACACAATCAAGTTTCTTGATCAAAGAGTTGCTTCCTTGTCTCGTCAGCTTAACAGCGCAGAGCAGGGTATAGAAGGTTTTAAAAGCAGCAGAGGTTTAACAGATCTGACTTCTGATTCCAAAATTAGTTTGGAGAACATGCAATCCAACACTAATCGCCTGAATGATGTGAATATTCAGCTGAATGTATTAGAAAATATTGAGCGTAAAATCAATTCGCCTCAAGGGTTGGATAAAACCACTGCTGTTTTAGGGGTCACAGACCCAACTTTAACCAATTTAATTGGAAGATTGTCGGATTTGCAGTTGCAACGTGAACGTTTGCTGGCAACCACTCCGGAAACTAACCCTGATTTCGAGCCGATTAATCGTCAGATTACTATAACAAAATCAGCCATCAAAGAAAATGTTAAAACGCTTAAACAGTCTTTAGTTAGTACACAAGAAAATCTTAAAAGCTACAATTCTGGTTTTGAATCTTCTATCAAAGATATTCCTACTGCAGAACGCCAGTATGGTAGCAAAACCCGGCAGAAAAGTATAATTGAAAACTTATACACTTATCTACTTCAAAAAAGAGAAGAACTTTCTGTAAAATATGCTTCAGAGTTAGCTGATGATCATGTGGTAGATAATGCTTACATAGAAGCAGTTAAACGTCCTACAGCTCCTATTACACTTGGTGTAGCATTTTTATTAGGTATTCTTTTACCCGCCGGACTTATTTATACCCGCAATAGTTTAAATGATACTATTACTGATGTGCAAGAAATTAAAGATGCATTAAACTTGCCTATTATTGGTCAGTTACAGTATGAAGAGCCAGATAATGAATTAATTATAACTAAGGCAGGTACTAATGCTTTGAGTGAGCAGTTTAAAGCTTTACGTATTAACCTAAACTATAATTTAGGCAATAAGCCAGGTAGTGTTACTTTGCTAACATCTAGCATATCGGGTGAAGGCAAAAGCTTTATCGGCAGGCATTTGAGCGTGGCTTTGGCCTATTCAGGTAAAAAGACTGTAGTGCTGGAAATGGATATGCGGAAACCTCAGATTTCTAAACTGTTTAATTTAGAAAGCGAACATGCCGGTATAAGCGACTATTTGAATGGTGACGCCAGATTAAATCAGATTATACGTGATTCGGGTATAGTACCAAACCTGCATGTTATAAGTTGCGGAAAAATCGTTGACAATCCATCAGAGCTATTAGAAAAGGATGAGTTAAGGAGCCTGATTGAAACACTGCGTGGTATGTATGACTGTGTTATTTTAGATAGCCCGGCTGCTCACTTAGTTCCAGATGCTATGGTGATGTTTAGCTATGCAGATATTATCTTGTACGTTATTCGCCAGGGTTACACTAAAATTGAAGAGCTTGACTTTATCCAAGATATAATCCAACAAAAGCAGCTGTCAAATATCAATATCATTTTCAATGGTATTAAAAGAATTCAGTATGGGTATGGCTACAGTTATAACAATAACTATTATACTGACAATAAAAAGAGTAGAAAACAGAATTCTGTCTTTACAGATTTCTCAAGCAGATTCTAA
- a CDS encoding polysaccharide biosynthesis/export family protein yields the protein MNKTSIFFSILVMFLFSSCGSYKEIPYFQDLDSSRPSQEKVNNYSPVAIKPADILSIIVSSRNPESSAIFNFPSVASSSNPEDYLNKGYLVDDQGMISLPLVGVMKVSGLTTSQLRAKLRDTLLTYYKDPVVNVRIINMNVSVFGDVLRPNVYSLQNERTTITQALTMAGDLNITAKRKNIILIREENGERKYINIDLTSKKIFDSPYYYLKNNDEIYVQPDRTKYATVDRGYRIATLVLSGLSIIAIVLSNLYR from the coding sequence ATGAATAAAACAAGTATTTTCTTTAGTATTCTAGTAATGTTTCTTTTTAGTTCGTGTGGATCTTACAAAGAAATACCTTACTTCCAAGATTTAGATAGTTCACGACCATCACAAGAGAAAGTTAATAATTATTCTCCTGTTGCTATAAAGCCTGCAGATATTTTAAGCATCATTGTGAGCAGCAGAAATCCTGAATCATCAGCTATATTTAATTTTCCTTCGGTTGCTAGTTCATCTAATCCGGAAGATTATCTTAACAAAGGATACTTGGTTGATGACCAGGGGATGATTAGCTTACCGCTAGTAGGCGTAATGAAAGTAAGTGGGTTAACCACATCTCAATTACGAGCAAAATTAAGAGATACTTTGCTCACCTATTATAAAGATCCTGTAGTAAATGTTCGTATCATCAATATGAATGTAAGTGTTTTTGGTGATGTGTTGCGCCCTAACGTATATAGTTTACAAAACGAAAGGACAACTATTACGCAGGCGCTTACTATGGCCGGCGATTTAAATATTACCGCTAAGCGTAAAAATATCATTCTGATTAGAGAAGAGAATGGCGAACGTAAGTACATTAACATTGATCTTACTTCTAAAAAGATTTTTGATTCACCATACTACTATTTAAAAAATAACGACGAGATATACGTACAGCCTGACCGTACAAAATATGCCACTGTTGATCGTGGTTACCGTATAGCAACTCTGGTACTTTCTGGTCTGTCTATTATAGCAATCGTTCTTTCAAATTTATACCGTTAA
- a CDS encoding lipopolysaccharide biosynthesis protein, which yields MQAAKRIALNTGFLYGRMAITVFISLYTTRLVLATLGARDFGIFNVVGGIILMLGFLNASMASATQRFMSFTQGKGDLNKLKHIFNVSTLLHLIISGIIFIVLEITGYILFKGVLNIAPERVAAAKLIYQFMIISTMFTISSVPYDAAINARENMLLFAILGVVESVLKMVIAIIVAHQAGDKLIAYGFLMATVAIVLFIIRVIYCQRQYQECKINLRDNYDGKLMREMTSFAGWSLMGSSTSMIAFYGQGMVINIFFGTVLNAAQGIANQVSGQLGAFSVTMLRALNPTLAKSEGAGDRELMVKAAMLGSKISFFLLILLIQPALIEMPYVLHLWLKNVPAYTIVFCQLLLVRDMIEQLFLTLSTSISAVGNIRRFQIVSSVLTFFPLVVTYLLYSLGYPPYAMYLVFIVYSIIYSVNILYFSNKSFNLSYWQFFSEVIVRCVLAFGVAAAIAWVPHYFMAESVLRLITVAATSFISILIAFWYIGFARSERLEFQKAASGLGIILLKVIRKGYEKGLKPQPKKKPECEQNADVAADAIYKALTSDEPSMIARFGSTEMICLCNYIGVKNHKNQFVNFIKGKTQPWWWENNIINQMQVYSGFFPTTTEKIEQFCELMLHDIPEVDVLGSWMAQESYFTDELKQATKVNFELLNPYFSKTPWTKALEGKKVLVVHPFAETIKSQYNKREVLFEDNLLPDFELETIKAVQTIAGVPTSFNDWFEALDYMKAEIDKRDYDICLIGAGAYGFPLAAHVKRMGKKGFHMGGSLQLLFGIIGKRWETANYNDTYNYARLINEHWVRPDNKEKPEGALKVEGACYW from the coding sequence ATGCAAGCTGCAAAACGTATTGCGTTAAATACAGGATTTCTTTATGGTCGCATGGCCATTACCGTATTTATTTCGTTGTACACTACCCGATTAGTACTGGCCACCTTAGGCGCCAGAGATTTTGGTATTTTCAACGTAGTTGGCGGTATTATATTGATGCTGGGTTTCCTGAATGCTTCTATGGCATCGGCCACTCAACGCTTTATGTCATTCACCCAAGGTAAAGGAGATCTGAATAAGTTAAAGCACATATTTAATGTAAGTACGCTATTGCATTTAATTATTTCAGGTATAATTTTTATAGTACTTGAAATTACAGGCTATATACTATTTAAAGGCGTATTAAATATTGCACCGGAAAGGGTAGCAGCTGCTAAGCTGATTTATCAGTTTATGATTATTAGTACCATGTTCACCATATCTTCTGTGCCGTATGATGCAGCAATTAACGCGCGCGAAAACATGTTGTTGTTTGCTATATTGGGTGTAGTTGAATCGGTATTGAAAATGGTGATCGCCATTATTGTTGCACATCAAGCTGGTGATAAACTAATAGCTTATGGTTTTCTGATGGCTACTGTTGCTATCGTGCTGTTTATTATTCGGGTAATTTACTGCCAACGGCAATACCAAGAGTGCAAGATTAACTTACGTGATAATTATGATGGTAAATTAATGCGGGAGATGACCAGTTTTGCCGGCTGGTCACTGATGGGATCTTCTACCAGCATGATTGCTTTTTATGGTCAGGGTATGGTAATCAATATCTTTTTTGGTACTGTTTTAAATGCCGCGCAGGGAATAGCTAATCAGGTCAGTGGACAATTGGGAGCATTCTCGGTTACCATGTTGAGAGCGCTCAATCCTACGTTGGCTAAAAGTGAAGGAGCCGGTGATAGAGAGTTGATGGTTAAAGCTGCCATGCTGGGTAGTAAAATATCATTTTTTCTCCTGATTTTACTTATACAACCCGCATTGATAGAAATGCCGTACGTTTTACATTTATGGTTAAAAAACGTACCTGCTTATACTATTGTATTTTGTCAGTTACTTTTAGTAAGAGATATGATTGAACAGCTTTTCTTAACGTTGTCAACTTCCATTTCTGCTGTAGGTAATATCAGAAGATTTCAAATTGTATCTTCTGTTCTAACATTCTTTCCGCTGGTTGTTACGTACTTACTTTATAGTTTAGGCTATCCGCCTTATGCTATGTATCTCGTTTTCATAGTATATTCAATTATCTATTCCGTAAACATTCTTTATTTCTCAAATAAGTCTTTCAATTTATCATATTGGCAATTTTTTAGTGAGGTTATTGTACGTTGCGTGCTTGCATTTGGTGTAGCGGCAGCGATTGCATGGGTGCCACATTATTTCATGGCAGAAAGTGTATTGCGGCTTATAACAGTTGCTGCAACTAGCTTTATATCTATTTTAATTGCCTTTTGGTACATTGGTTTTGCCAGATCTGAACGTTTAGAATTCCAGAAAGCAGCCAGCGGTTTAGGTATTATTTTGTTAAAAGTTATTAGAAAAGGGTATGAAAAAGGCTTGAAGCCCCAACCTAAAAAGAAACCCGAATGCGAGCAGAATGCTGATGTAGCTGCAGATGCAATTTATAAAGCGTTAACCTCTGATGAGCCAAGTATGATTGCGCGTTTTGGCAGCACAGAAATGATATGTCTGTGTAATTACATAGGTGTTAAAAATCATAAAAACCAGTTTGTGAATTTTATCAAAGGTAAAACACAACCCTGGTGGTGGGAAAACAACATTATTAACCAGATGCAGGTGTATAGTGGTTTCTTCCCTACCACAACTGAGAAAATAGAGCAGTTTTGCGAGTTGATGTTGCATGATATTCCTGAAGTGGATGTGTTAGGTAGCTGGATGGCTCAAGAAAGCTATTTTACAGATGAGCTAAAGCAAGCGACAAAAGTAAACTTCGAGTTATTGAACCCATACTTTTCAAAAACTCCTTGGACTAAAGCTTTAGAAGGTAAAAAAGTGCTGGTTGTTCATCCTTTTGCCGAAACTATCAAATCACAATACAATAAGCGAGAAGTTCTATTTGAAGATAATTTGTTGCCTGATTTTGAACTGGAAACAATAAAGGCAGTGCAAACTATAGCCGGTGTACCAACCAGCTTTAATGATTGGTTTGAAGCTTTGGATTACATGAAAGCCGAAATAGATAAGCGAGATTACGATATCTGTTTAATAGGTGCTGGTGCCTACGGGTTCCCGTTAGCTGCCCACGTAAAAAGAATGGGTAAAAAAGGTTTTCACATGGGAGGGAGCCTGCAACTATTATTCGGCATTATAGGCAAACGGTGGGAAACCGCTAATTATAATGATACCTACAATTATGCACGTTTAATTAATGAGCATTGGGTAAGACCAGATAATAAAGAAAAGCCTGAAGGAGCATTAAAGGTTGAAGGCGCTTGTTACTGGTAG
- a CDS encoding glycosyltransferase family 4 protein, translated as MYAGAKALLATNSNIQLAVASLYSGEELQVLKLGEITYYLLPGAGDVISYNAKLEAYWKQIDQDFAPDVTHVHGTEYPHGLAYVNACGSEKVIISIQGLVSVYERYYYGGISEKVLLKNITIRDILRNDTIITQRNRMVQRGSFEKQMIQSVKHIIGRTAWDKAHTWALNSAIKYHFCNETLREEFYKYKWGYQNCKKYSIFLSQAHYPIKGLQQMLAALPFILAHYPQTKVYVAGHNFTNKGFLKINGFGKYIQSQIEDLGIQDNVVFLGMLSEQQMCQQFLKANVFVCPSSIENSPNSIGEAQLLGVPCVASIVGGMTDMIEDHQSGLLYRFEEVEMLAKNVCDIFSDLELTQKLSENGRIAAWERHNKTANSTRMVEIYNNVAKVDTSYMQVSNQV; from the coding sequence ATGTATGCCGGTGCAAAAGCATTGTTAGCTACAAATAGTAATATCCAATTAGCAGTAGCGTCTCTTTACTCGGGCGAGGAGTTGCAAGTATTGAAATTAGGAGAAATTACCTATTATCTGCTGCCAGGCGCTGGTGATGTTATATCGTACAATGCAAAGCTTGAAGCTTATTGGAAACAAATAGATCAAGATTTTGCTCCTGATGTAACACATGTGCACGGAACAGAATACCCGCATGGATTGGCTTATGTAAATGCTTGCGGAAGTGAGAAGGTAATAATTTCTATTCAGGGGTTAGTGAGTGTTTATGAGCGTTACTACTATGGCGGTATTAGCGAAAAAGTATTGCTGAAAAACATTACGATTAGAGATATTTTACGGAACGATACCATTATTACTCAACGTAATAGAATGGTGCAAAGGGGAAGCTTTGAAAAACAGATGATTCAATCTGTAAAGCATATTATAGGCCGTACAGCTTGGGATAAAGCGCATACATGGGCTCTCAATTCAGCTATAAAGTATCACTTCTGCAACGAAACACTCCGTGAGGAATTCTATAAGTACAAGTGGGGGTATCAGAACTGTAAAAAATACAGCATCTTTTTAAGCCAGGCCCACTATCCTATTAAAGGTTTGCAACAAATGCTTGCTGCTTTACCTTTTATATTGGCCCATTATCCTCAAACCAAAGTATATGTAGCCGGGCATAACTTTACCAATAAAGGTTTTCTGAAGATAAATGGATTCGGAAAATACATTCAATCACAAATTGAAGATTTAGGAATTCAAGACAATGTGGTTTTTCTGGGTATGCTTTCTGAACAGCAAATGTGTCAGCAGTTTTTAAAGGCAAATGTATTTGTCTGCCCATCTTCTATCGAGAACAGCCCTAATTCAATAGGAGAGGCTCAGCTATTAGGTGTTCCATGTGTAGCATCAATTGTAGGTGGCATGACCGATATGATTGAGGACCATCAATCAGGATTGTTGTATCGTTTTGAGGAAGTTGAAATGCTAGCCAAAAATGTATGCGATATTTTTTCTGATTTGGAACTGACTCAAAAACTTTCAGAAAATGGTAGAATTGCGGCTTGGGAACGCCATAATAAAACGGCGAACTCTACCAGAATGGTTGAGATTTACAACAATGTAGCTAAGGTTGATACAAGTTATATGCAGGTATCAAATCAGGTTTAA